One genomic segment of Sminthopsis crassicaudata isolate SCR6 chromosome 4, ASM4859323v1, whole genome shotgun sequence includes these proteins:
- the RGS4 gene encoding regulator of G-protein signaling 4 has translation MCKGLAALPATCLRSAKDMKHRLGFLLQKTDSCDQNSSHSKKDKASSSQRVSHEEVKKWAESLENLISHDCGLAAFKAFLKSEYSEENIDFWVSCEEYKKIKSPSKLSPKAKKIYNEFISVQATKEVNLDSCTREETSRNMLEPTITCFDEAQKKIFNLMEKDSYRRFLKSRFYLDLVNQASSSGCGSENQKGAKGATLDCPLVSQCA, from the exons ATGTGCAAAGGACTTGCTGCCCTGCCAGCCACTTGCTTGAGGAG tgcAAAGGATATGAAACACCGCCTAGGATTCTTGCTCCAGAAAACAGATTCCTGCGATCAAAATTCTTCCCATAGCAAGAAGGACAAGGCATCTTCTTCCCAGAG GGTGAGCCATGAGGAAGTCAAGAAATGGGCTGAATCTTTGGAAAACCTGATTAGTCATGACT GTGGCTTGGCTGCTTTCAAAGCTTTTCTGAAGTCTGAATATAGTGAGGAGAATATCGATTTCTGGGTCAGCTGTGAGGAGTATAAGAAGATCAAATCACCCAGCAAACTCAGCCCCAAGGCCAAGAAGATATACAATGAATTCATCTCTGTCCAGGCAACTAAAGAG GTGAATCTGGATTCTTGTACACGAGAGGAGACCAGCCGGAACATGCTGGAGCCTACAATAACCTGCTTTGATGAAGcccagaaaaaaatcttcaacCTCATGGAGAAGGATTCCTACCGCCGTTTCCTGAAGTCCCGGTTCTATCTTGACTTGGTCAACCAAGCTAGCAGCAGTGGCTGTGGATCGGAGAACCAAAAAGGAGCCAAGGGTGCCACTTTAGACTGTCCTTTGGTTTCCCAGTGTGCCTAA